A region from the Vicia villosa cultivar HV-30 ecotype Madison, WI linkage group LG3, Vvil1.0, whole genome shotgun sequence genome encodes:
- the LOC131658431 gene encoding uncharacterized protein LOC131658431, which yields MSDFTEALLEVSENDLDPKIQNEAKSLATNELGDFEFFMAIIIWFEILSAINSVSKLLQEKDMIIDVSMEKIKELISFFEGYRETGFYKALVNAKEIAIELNISPTFPQRRIIKRKRHFDENLNTPILELSEEESFRVNYFLYLVNQAIVSLNKRFEQYQEYESIFGFLFTSHKLQSLDDATLKSCCSNFERVLKHNEQSDIDGNDLFGELELLREMLPEEIMKPTDILLFSKGSDCFPYTVIAYRILLTIPVTVASAERSFSKLKLLKTYLRSTMSQERLNGLALIAVENDFLETLKYEELLDEFASKSVRRKALFK from the coding sequence ATGTCAGATTTTACGGAAGCTTTACTTGAAGTGTCAGAAAATGATCTCGATCCTAAAATACAAAATGAAGCTAAATCCTTAGCAACAAATGAGCttggtgattttgagttttttatgGCTATAATTATTTGGTTTGAAATATTATCTGCAATTAATTCTGTTAGCAAGCTTTTACAGGAAAAGGATATGATTATTGATGTTTCTATGGAAAAAATAAAGGAGTTGATTTCATTTTTTGAAGGATATAGAGAAACTGGATTTTATAAGGCACTAGTTAATGCTAAGGAAATTGCGATTGAATTGAATATCTCTCCAACATTTCCTCAAAGGcgtataattaaaagaaaaagacatTTTGATGAGAATTTGAATACCCCAATACTCGAGCTATCTGAAGAGGAATCTTTTAgggttaattattttctttacctTGTTAATCAAGCTATTGTTTCTCTTAATAAAAGATTTGAGCAATATCAAGAGTATGAAAGTATTTTTGGTTTCTTATTTACTTCTCACAAGTTACAATCATTAGATGATGCAACTTTGAAGTCTTGTTGTAGTAACTTTGAACGAGTATTGAAACATAATGAACAATCTGATATCGATGGGAATGATCTTTTTGGGGAGTTAGAGTTACTAAGAGAAATGTTGCCTGAAGAAATCATGAAACCTAcagatatattattattttcgaaAGGCTCAGACTGTTTTCCTTATACAGTTATTGCATATAGAATTTTGTTGACTATTCCTGTGACAGTTGCTTCTGCAGaaagaagtttttcaaaattGAAGTTGTTAAAGACTTACTTGCGGTCTACCATGTCACAAGAAAGACTTAATGGATTGGCATTGatagcagttgaaaatgattttttgGAGACACTGAAATATGAAGAATTGCTTGATGAATTTGCTTCAAAAAGTGTTCGAAGGAAGGCTCTTTTTAAGTAG